Part of the Temnothorax longispinosus isolate EJ_2023e chromosome 5, Tlon_JGU_v1, whole genome shotgun sequence genome is shown below.
ATTCATGGAGAATTATTTCGCGTCGCAACGCGACAACATATTCAGAAATGTGGAGGTGTTAATATATGTCTTTGACGTTGAGTCGAGGGAATTGGACAAAGATATGCATTATTATCAGAGCTGCTTAGAGGCGATACTGCAGAATAGTCCGGAGGCGAAGATATTTTGCCTGGTTCACAAAATGGATCTCGTGCAGGAGGACCAGCGCGACTACATTTTCcgggaaagagaggaagatcTGAAAAGACTGAGCTTGCCTTTAGAGTGCACCTGCTTCAGAACGAGTATATGGGACGAAACGTTGTACAGGTATGTATCGAATAAAAGTGCAATTAAAGCGGACAAGTGCTATTAAACTTTCATTAAATCGTTATTGCAGAGCATGGTCGTCCATTGTATATATGCTGATCCCCAATGTGAAGGAACTTGAACAAAGCTTGAATCAGTTTGCTAATATTATCGACGCGGACGAAGTTCTTCTGTTTGAAAGAGCGACCTTCCTAGTAATAAGTCATTGCCAGCGACAGTTTCACAGAGACGTTCATCGCTTCGAGAAGGTTTCCAACATAATAAAGCAATTCAAATTGAGTTGCAGGTAAGTACGAGTCACGCGGAAAAGTAACAGGTCTAAGGTCTGTATTAGACTatggattgaaatttga
Proteins encoded:
- the Raga-b gene encoding ras-related GTP-binding protein A, with the translated sequence MKKKVLLMGKSGSGKTSMRSIIFANYIARDTHRLGATIDVEHSHVRFLGNLVLNLWDCGGQEAFMENYFASQRDNIFRNVEVLIYVFDVESRELDKDMHYYQSCLEAILQNSPEAKIFCLVHKMDLVQEDQRDYIFREREEDLKRLSLPLECTCFRTSIWDETLYRAWSSIVYMLIPNVKELEQSLNQFANIIDADEVLLFERATFLVISHCQRQFHRDVHRFEKVSNIIKQFKLSCSKLAAQFQSMEVRNTNFAAFIDIFTSNTYVMVIMSDPTIPSAATLINIRNARKHFEKLERASQSSALSR